In Lodderomyces elongisporus chromosome 1, complete sequence, a genomic segment contains:
- the SER3 gene encoding Phosphoglycerate dehydrogenase ser3 (BUSCO:EOG09262CO6), with protein MNISGSPNAVSTSPTTSYLSQYVPSKPTKALKPFSTGDIKILLLENVNQTAINIFKGQGYQVEFYKSSLPEDELIEKIKDVHAIGIRSKTKLTEKVLKQAKNLVVIGCFCIGTNQVDLEFAAKLGVAVFNSPFSNSRSVAELVIAEIITLARQLGDRSIEMHTGTWNKVSAKCWEIRGKTLGIVGYGHIGSQLSVLAEAMGMNVIYYDVNTIMALGNSKQVDTLDELLKRADFVTLHVPATPETKNLLSAPQFAAMKDGAYVINASRGTVVDIAALVQAMNAGKIAGAALDVYPHEPAKNGEGLFNDDLNGWASELTSLRNVILTPHIGGSTEEAQSAIGVEVANALTKYINEGTTQGAVNFPEVSLRPLDLDQQNVVRVLYIHHNVPGVLKTVNNILSNHNIEKQFSDSQGDIAYLMADISDVDISDIKSLYEQLEQTPYKIATRLLY; from the coding sequence ATGAACATTTCTGGTTCTCCAAATGCTGTCTCCACATCTCCAACCACTTCATACTTGAGCCAGTATGTCCCTTCAAAGCCAACAAAGGCATTGAAACCATTTTCAACTGGTGACATCAAGatcttgttgttggaaAATGTCAACCAAACTGCCATTAACATATTCAAAGGACAAGGTTATCAAGTTGAATTTTACAAATCTTCTTTGCCAGAAGATGAgttgattgaaaagattaaGGATGTGCATGCCATTGGTATCAGATCCAAAACCAAATTGACCGAAAAGGTTTTGAAACAAGCCAAGAACTTGGTGGTTATTGGTTGTTTCTGTATTGGAACAAACCAAGTCGATTTGGAGTTTGCTGCCAAGTTGGGTGTTGCAGTCTTCAACTCGCCCTTTTCCAACTCAAGATCTGTTGCCGAGTTGGTCATTGCTGAGATTATCACATTGGCCAGACAATTGGGAGACAGATCAATCGAGATGCACACTGGAACTTGGAACAAAGTCAGTGCCAAGTGTTGGGAAATTAGAGGCAAGACCTTGGGAATTGTGGGATATGGTCACATTGGTTCACAATTGTCAGTGCTTGCAGAGGCAATGGGTATGAATGTTATCTACTATGACGTCAACACAATCATGGCTCTTGGTAACTCCAAACAAGTTGATACCTTGGACGAATTATTAAAGAGAGCCGATTTCGTTACTTTGCACGTGCCAGCCACAccagaaaccaaaaacttGTTGAGTGCTCCTCAATTCGCCGCTATGAAGGATGGCGCGTATGTTATCAACGCTTCCAGAGGTACAGTTGTTGATATCGCAGCATTGGTGCAAGCCATGAATGCCGGTAAGATTGCTGGTGCCGCATTGGACGTGTACCCACACGAACCAGCAAAGAATGGTGAAGGTTTGTTTAATGACGACTTGAATGGATGGGCTAGCGAATTGACTTCACTTAGAAATGTGATTTTGACTCCACACATTGGTGGATCAACAGAAGAAGCACAATCTGCTATTGGTGTTGAAGTGGCCAACGCTTTAACCAAATACATCAATGAGGGTACCACACAAGGTGCCGTCAATTTCCCAGAGGTCTCGTTAAGACCATTGGATTTGGACCAACAAAATGTCGTCAGAGTATTGTACATCCACCACAATGTTCCTGGTGTGTTAAAGACAGTCAACAACATTTTAtccaaccacaacattgaGAAGCAATTTAGTGACTCACAAGGCGACATTGCATACTTGATGGCAGACATTTCAGATGTCGATATCAGTGATATCAAGTCCTTGTATGAGCAATTGGAACAGACCCCATACAAGATTGCTACTCGTCTATTGTATTAG